The following proteins are encoded in a genomic region of Gossypium hirsutum isolate 1008001.06 chromosome D05, Gossypium_hirsutum_v2.1, whole genome shotgun sequence:
- the LOC121217277 gene encoding uncharacterized protein, translating into MDQRLEKLEQLQRDMQDQIEERLEKIQREMRESQDDMMAKLTQLLKGGKDKGKDPIVNVEEGNSDEPLYPPGFTPLHAHTQAEINNSGENPTNLIVPDLDDVAEVEKTKVDLSKQLEDRCKWLEEKFKAMESADYHRGMDAKDLSLVPDLILPPKFKMPEFEKYDGTSCPDAHITMFCRRMTGYINNEQLLVHCFQDSLIGSAARWYNQLSRAEIHSWKDLAQAFIKQYRHVMDIAPDRIVLQNMEKKTNESFRQYARRWREVAAQVQPPLLEKEITMLFINTLKAPFLNHMLGSATKSFSDIVMSGEMIENAIRSGKIKAGESAKRSAPRKKEHEINNTSMFNKDHSRSITVGQARATTTNQQGSSRRESNSRPNIERPQFTPIPVTYKELYQNLFDAHVIGDSSGPNVAENSLPNHDDNRVNAISENEGRRVKGNVAEIKTPLGWVWKQMVKRGLIKQDSIERPEQAKRFCEFHAEEDHDIQECTEFRIVVQNFMDSKEMEFYDEIKGLKEEEVCATGEGSARRTQELRHPVDNKKVPWSYDCNVTIPGKESSVNASEKKEGFYTRSGKRYDPADAIVESGKEKALAVELGKTKTDEIESSVNQPVLNETYVTKDISVNKLDRLVNNINADNFIFFNDDEIPPGGRGSTKALHITARCGEYMLAGVLIDNGSALNVLPLSTLSRLPVDNSHMRSCQNIVRAFDGTERKVIGRIEVPLLIGPNTYDVDFLVMDIKPSYNCLLGRPWIHSAGAVPSSLHQKLKLVIEGRLITIDTEEDIIALVTNDTPYLGIDDEAVECSFRSLEFVNATFVIGGKKIPTPSMSKATRMGLQATVRKGAVPGRGLGRCLQGRMGAPRRKELEKRQDRRKARLNGKEVDWEPMAFPHISRTFMSGGTMYSELRAPRKKTAEEMLRNLSINAICEEEFEGGSTSQDINDMSDSTMDLENLFEQDMCPEESQDFEDNTDCNLSPDLLRMVEQEEK; encoded by the exons taacaaTTCTGGAGAGAATCCTACCAATCTCATAGTCCCTGACCTCGATGACGTGGCAGAAGTGGAAAAGACGAAAGTGGATCTGTCAAAGCAATTGGAAGACCGATgtaaatggctggaggaaaagTTTAAGGCCATGGAAAGTGCTGATTACCACCGAGGAATGGAcgctaaagatctgagcttggtgCCTGATTTAATCCTCCCTCCTAAGTTtaaaatgccagagtttgaaaaaTATGACGGGACAAGTTGTCCCGATgctcatatcactatgttttgCCGAAGAATGACCGGGTACATCAACAACGAGCAGCTGTTGGTTCACTGTTTTCAGGATAGTTTGATCGGGTCAGCGGCtagatggtacaatcaattgagtcgaGCTGAAATCCACTCTTGGAAAGATTTGGCGCAGGCCTTTATAAAACAGTACAGACATGTGATGGACATAGCACCCGATCGAATTGTAttgcaaaatatggaaaagaaaactaatgAGAGCTTTCGCCAGTATGCTCGAAGATGGAGGGAGGTAGCAGCACAAGTTCAACCACCACTTTTAGAAAAAGAGATAACCATGCTTTTTATCAATACTTTGAAAGCTCCATTTCTCAATCACATGCTGGGTAGTGCCACCAAAAGCTTTTCAGACATAGtgatgtctggagaaatgatagaaaatgccataagGAGTGGCAAGATAAAAGCAGGAGAAAGTGCTAAAAGGTCAGCACCGAGAAAGAAGGAGCATGAGATAAACAACACAAGCATGTTTAACAAGGACCATTCTAGATCAATCACGGTGGGACAAGCCAGAGCAACAACCACTAATCAGCAAGGTTCTTCGAGACGGGAGTCCAATTCAAGGCCAAATATAGAAAGACCTCAATTCACACCCATCCCGGTGACGTATAAAGAATTGTATCAGaatttatttgatgcacatgtg ATTGGCGACTCATCGGGGCCAAATGTAGCAGAAAATTCGTTGCCCAATCATGACGATAATAGGGTAAACGCGATAAGTGAGAATGAAGGAAGAAGAGTCAAAGGCAACGTGGCAGAGATAAAAACCCCTCTTGGATGGGTTTGGAAACAAATGGTAAAAAGAGGTCTTATCAAGCAAGATTCGATAGAAAGGCCTGAACAAGCAAAGAGATTTTGTGAGTTCCACGCAGAAGAAGATCATGACATCCAGGAATGCACCGAGTTCAGAATCGTGGTGCAAAACTTTATGGAtagcaaagaaatggagtttTATGATGAAATCAAAGGGTTAAAAGAGGAAGAAGTTTGTGCTACAGGAGAAGGATCTGCAAGGAGAACCCAAGAGCTTCGCCATCCAGTG gataacaaaaaggttccttggagtTACGATTGCAATGTGACGATTCCAGGAAAAGAGAGCTCGGTAAATGCTTcagaaaagaaggaaggattctATACACGAAGTGGAAAGCGCTATGATCCGGCAGACGCGATAGTGGAATCTGGAAAAGAAAAAGCTTTAGCAGTTGAGCTAGGAAAAACAAAAACAGACGAAATTGAATCGAGTGTCAATCAGCCG gtgctaaatgaaacttatgtcacTAAAGATATCTCGGTGAATAAGTTGGACCGCTTGGTTAATAATATCAATGCcgataatttcatcttttttaatgatgatgaaataccgccagGGGGAAGAGGATCTACCAAAGCATTACACATCACTGCTCGTTGCGGGGAGTATATGTTAGCTGGAGTGCTAATTGACAATGGATCAGCCTTGAATGTTTTACCCCTATCTACCTTAAGTAGGTTACCGGTGGATAACTCTCACATGagatcatgccaaaatatagtgagagcatttgatggtaccGAAAGAAAGGTGATAGGAAGAATAGAAGTACCTCTTTTAATTGGCCCAAATACATACGATGTGGACTTcctagtgatggatatcaagccgtCATATAATTGCTTATTAGGAAGACCCTGGATTCATTCGGCAGGGGCGGTGCCTTCATCATTGCACCAGAAGTTAAAATTGGTAATAGAAGGCCGGTTAATTACAATTGACACCGAGGAAGATATCATTGCATTGGTAACCAATGATACACCATATTTGGGAATAGACGACGAGGCAGTTGAATGTTcttttcgatctttggagttCGTAAATGCAACCTTTGTCATAGGGGGAAAGAAGATTCCGACGCCCAGCATGTCTAAAGCCACAAGGATGGGATTACAAGCGACAGTTAGGAAAGGAGCTGTGCCTGGAAGAGGACTTGGAAGATGCCTTCAGGGAAGGATGGGGGCACCA agaaggaaagagttagaaaagagacAAGATAGAAGGAAGGCGCGTTTGAACGGAAAAGAAGTCGACTGGGAACCTATGGCTTTCCCCCACATATCCAGGACATTCATGTCGGGAGGAACTATGTATTCTGAACTGAGGGCTCCAAGAAAGAAGACCGCAGAGGAAATGTTAAGAAACTTAAGCATCAATGCCATATGTGAAGAAGAATTTGAAGGAGGAAGTAC GTCccaagatatcaatgatatgagtgactCTACTATGGACTTAGAAAATCTTTTTGAACAAGATATGTGTCCAGAGgaatctcaagattttgaagataacACAGATTGCAacctatctccggacttgttgagaaTGGTAGAGCAGGAAGAGAAATAG